Proteins encoded within one genomic window of Pseudorasbora parva isolate DD20220531a chromosome 3, ASM2467924v1, whole genome shotgun sequence:
- the foxn4 gene encoding forkhead box protein N4 isoform X3: MIESGITSRMSGIHENPGQSHHTSAQDYRLLTTDPSQLKDELPGDLQSLSWLTSVDVPRLQQIGGGRPDFASSAQNSLLERQTAQLNSMTVAGGAGSAIHLQGEMQHSPLAINSMPQFSPGFPCATSVYQTTPQQVLTFTQANQQCSPGGLYGNYNSQSLFPQPRITAHNQDMQPKTFPKPIYSYSCLIAMALKNSKTGSLPVSEIYSFMKEHFPYFKTAPDGWKNSVRHNLSLNKCFEKVENKMSGSSRKGCLWALNPAKIDKMEEEMQKWKRKDLPAIRRSMANPDELDKLITDRPESCRQKCVDTGMTRLPSCPPGQTLPLAAQMQPQPVVTLSLQCLPMHQHLQLQIQNQSRLAPASPAPAQTPPLHTMPDLTNSSRPQHPAKQHSDFYTIHTDMNSEVDALDPSIMDFTWQGNLWEEMKDDSFNLEALGTLSNSPLRLSDCDLDTGSVTPVSNAGGLPYPDLQVTGLYSSYSAIDALSNQYMNTQGGTKPIVLL, encoded by the exons ATGATTGAAAGTGGAATTACAAGCAGGATGTCTGGGATTCATGAAAACCCTGGACAAAGTCACCACACCTCCGCACAAGACTACAG ACTCCTGACTACCGACCCTTCACAGCTGAAGGACGAGCTGCCCGGTGATCTTCAGTCCCTGTCCTGGCTCACCTCTGTAGACGTTCCCCGGCTGCAGCAGATAGGGGGTGGTCGGCCCGACTTCGCCAGCTCTGCTCAGAACAGCCTACTGGAGCGGCAAACAG CTCAGCTGAATAGCATGACAGTAGCAGGAGGAGCAGGATCTGCGATTCATCTACAAGGTGAAATGCAGCACAGCCCTCTGGCCATCAACAGC ATGCCGCAGTTTTCCCCTGGGTTTCCTTGTGCCACATCAGTGTACCAAACCACCCCTCAGCAAGTGCTCACTTTCACTCAGGCAAACCAACAG TGTTCTCCTGGTGGACTTTATGGAAACTACAACAGCCAGAGTCTGTTTCCTCAGCCCCGTATTACTGCTCACAACCAGGACATGCAGCCCAAGACTTTCCCTAAACCCATCTATTCTTACAG CTGTCTGATTGCCATGGCTTTAAAGAACAGCAAAACCGGCAGCCTTCCTGTTAGTGAGATCTACAGCTTTATGAAAGAGCACTTCCCTTATTTCAAG ACAGCACCTGATGGATGGAAGAACTCTGTACGCCACAACCTGTCCTTGAACAAGTGCTTTGAGAAGGTGGAGAACAAGATGAGTGGTTCCTCTAGAAAAGGCTGCCTTTGGGCACTCAATCCTGCAAAGATCGACAAGATGGAGGAAGAGATGCAGAAATGGAAACGCAAAGATCTCCCAGCCATCCGTCGCAGCATGGCCAACCCAG ATGAATTAGACAAACTCATTACAGACAGACCGGAGAGTTGCAGACAGAAGTGTGTTGATACTGGCATGACTCGCTTGCCCAGCTGCCCACCAGGACAGACCCTTCCGTTAGCAGCTCAGATGCAGCCCCAGCCAGTGGTCACTCTGTCTCTACAGTGTCTCCCCATGCACCAGCACCTTCAACTGCAGATCCAGAATCAGTCTCGCTTGGCTCCAGCCTCCCCTGCTCCTGCTCAGACACCCCCACTTCACACAATGCCAGACTTGACAAACAGCTCCCGCCCCCAGCATCCAGCCAAGCAACACAGCGACTTTTACACGATTCACACCGACATGAATTCAGAGGTGGATGCACTAGACCCAAGTATTATGGACTTCACATGGCAAG GTAACCTGTGGGAGGAGATGAAGGATGACAGCTTTAACCTGGAGGCATTAGGTACTCTCAGTAACTCCCCACTTCGGCTGTCTGACTGTGACCTGGACACTGGCAGTGTCACGCCTGTGTCCAATGCAGGAGGACTGCCTTACCCAGACCTGCAGGTGACAGGCCTCTACTCTTCATACTCGGCCATTGATGCTCTTTCTAACCAGTACATGAACACACAAGGAGGAACAAAGCCTATCGTTTTGCTTTAA
- the foxn4 gene encoding forkhead box protein N4 isoform X2, whose translation MIESGITSRMSGIHENPGQSHHTSAQDYSRLLTTDPSQLKDELPGDLQSLSWLTSVDVPRLQQIGGGRPDFASSAQNSLLERQTAQLNSMTVAGGAGSAIHLQGEMQHSPLAINSMPQFSPGFPCATSVYQTTPQQVLTFTQANQQCSPGGLYGNYNSQSLFPQPRITAHNQDMQPKTFPKPIYSYSCLIAMALKNSKTGSLPVSEIYSFMKEHFPYFKTAPDGWKNSVRHNLSLNKCFEKVENKMSGSSRKGCLWALNPAKIDKMEEEMQKWKRKDLPAIRRSMANPDELDKLITDRPESCRQKCVDTGMTRLPSCPPGQTLPLAAQMQPQPVVTLSLQCLPMHQHLQLQIQNQSRLAPASPAPAQTPPLHTMPDLTNSSRPQHPAKQHSDFYTIHTDMNSEVDALDPSIMDFTWQGNLWEEMKDDSFNLEALGTLSNSPLRLSDCDLDTGSVTPVSNAGGLPYPDLQVTGLYSSYSAIDALSNQYMNTQGGTKPIVLL comes from the exons ATGATTGAAAGTGGAATTACAAGCAGGATGTCTGGGATTCATGAAAACCCTGGACAAAGTCACCACACCTCCGCACAAGACTACAG CAGACTCCTGACTACCGACCCTTCACAGCTGAAGGACGAGCTGCCCGGTGATCTTCAGTCCCTGTCCTGGCTCACCTCTGTAGACGTTCCCCGGCTGCAGCAGATAGGGGGTGGTCGGCCCGACTTCGCCAGCTCTGCTCAGAACAGCCTACTGGAGCGGCAAACAG CTCAGCTGAATAGCATGACAGTAGCAGGAGGAGCAGGATCTGCGATTCATCTACAAGGTGAAATGCAGCACAGCCCTCTGGCCATCAACAGC ATGCCGCAGTTTTCCCCTGGGTTTCCTTGTGCCACATCAGTGTACCAAACCACCCCTCAGCAAGTGCTCACTTTCACTCAGGCAAACCAACAG TGTTCTCCTGGTGGACTTTATGGAAACTACAACAGCCAGAGTCTGTTTCCTCAGCCCCGTATTACTGCTCACAACCAGGACATGCAGCCCAAGACTTTCCCTAAACCCATCTATTCTTACAG CTGTCTGATTGCCATGGCTTTAAAGAACAGCAAAACCGGCAGCCTTCCTGTTAGTGAGATCTACAGCTTTATGAAAGAGCACTTCCCTTATTTCAAG ACAGCACCTGATGGATGGAAGAACTCTGTACGCCACAACCTGTCCTTGAACAAGTGCTTTGAGAAGGTGGAGAACAAGATGAGTGGTTCCTCTAGAAAAGGCTGCCTTTGGGCACTCAATCCTGCAAAGATCGACAAGATGGAGGAAGAGATGCAGAAATGGAAACGCAAAGATCTCCCAGCCATCCGTCGCAGCATGGCCAACCCAG ATGAATTAGACAAACTCATTACAGACAGACCGGAGAGTTGCAGACAGAAGTGTGTTGATACTGGCATGACTCGCTTGCCCAGCTGCCCACCAGGACAGACCCTTCCGTTAGCAGCTCAGATGCAGCCCCAGCCAGTGGTCACTCTGTCTCTACAGTGTCTCCCCATGCACCAGCACCTTCAACTGCAGATCCAGAATCAGTCTCGCTTGGCTCCAGCCTCCCCTGCTCCTGCTCAGACACCCCCACTTCACACAATGCCAGACTTGACAAACAGCTCCCGCCCCCAGCATCCAGCCAAGCAACACAGCGACTTTTACACGATTCACACCGACATGAATTCAGAGGTGGATGCACTAGACCCAAGTATTATGGACTTCACATGGCAAG GTAACCTGTGGGAGGAGATGAAGGATGACAGCTTTAACCTGGAGGCATTAGGTACTCTCAGTAACTCCCCACTTCGGCTGTCTGACTGTGACCTGGACACTGGCAGTGTCACGCCTGTGTCCAATGCAGGAGGACTGCCTTACCCAGACCTGCAGGTGACAGGCCTCTACTCTTCATACTCGGCCATTGATGCTCTTTCTAACCAGTACATGAACACACAAGGAGGAACAAAGCCTATCGTTTTGCTTTAA
- the foxn4 gene encoding forkhead box protein N4 isoform X1, with amino-acid sequence MKTLDKVTTPPHKTTGGRLCVQCGLTSNSFNYPLPATPLRLLTTDPSQLKDELPGDLQSLSWLTSVDVPRLQQIGGGRPDFASSAQNSLLERQTAQLNSMTVAGGAGSAIHLQGEMQHSPLAINSMPQFSPGFPCATSVYQTTPQQVLTFTQANQQCSPGGLYGNYNSQSLFPQPRITAHNQDMQPKTFPKPIYSYSCLIAMALKNSKTGSLPVSEIYSFMKEHFPYFKTAPDGWKNSVRHNLSLNKCFEKVENKMSGSSRKGCLWALNPAKIDKMEEEMQKWKRKDLPAIRRSMANPDELDKLITDRPESCRQKCVDTGMTRLPSCPPGQTLPLAAQMQPQPVVTLSLQCLPMHQHLQLQIQNQSRLAPASPAPAQTPPLHTMPDLTNSSRPQHPAKQHSDFYTIHTDMNSEVDALDPSIMDFTWQGNLWEEMKDDSFNLEALGTLSNSPLRLSDCDLDTGSVTPVSNAGGLPYPDLQVTGLYSSYSAIDALSNQYMNTQGGTKPIVLL; translated from the exons ATGAAAACCCTGGACAAAGTCACCACACCTCCGCACAAGACTACAG GTGGCAGACTGTGTGTGCAGTGTGGCTTGACCTCCAACTCCTTCAACTACCCCCTCCCAGCTACCCCCCTTAG ACTCCTGACTACCGACCCTTCACAGCTGAAGGACGAGCTGCCCGGTGATCTTCAGTCCCTGTCCTGGCTCACCTCTGTAGACGTTCCCCGGCTGCAGCAGATAGGGGGTGGTCGGCCCGACTTCGCCAGCTCTGCTCAGAACAGCCTACTGGAGCGGCAAACAG CTCAGCTGAATAGCATGACAGTAGCAGGAGGAGCAGGATCTGCGATTCATCTACAAGGTGAAATGCAGCACAGCCCTCTGGCCATCAACAGC ATGCCGCAGTTTTCCCCTGGGTTTCCTTGTGCCACATCAGTGTACCAAACCACCCCTCAGCAAGTGCTCACTTTCACTCAGGCAAACCAACAG TGTTCTCCTGGTGGACTTTATGGAAACTACAACAGCCAGAGTCTGTTTCCTCAGCCCCGTATTACTGCTCACAACCAGGACATGCAGCCCAAGACTTTCCCTAAACCCATCTATTCTTACAG CTGTCTGATTGCCATGGCTTTAAAGAACAGCAAAACCGGCAGCCTTCCTGTTAGTGAGATCTACAGCTTTATGAAAGAGCACTTCCCTTATTTCAAG ACAGCACCTGATGGATGGAAGAACTCTGTACGCCACAACCTGTCCTTGAACAAGTGCTTTGAGAAGGTGGAGAACAAGATGAGTGGTTCCTCTAGAAAAGGCTGCCTTTGGGCACTCAATCCTGCAAAGATCGACAAGATGGAGGAAGAGATGCAGAAATGGAAACGCAAAGATCTCCCAGCCATCCGTCGCAGCATGGCCAACCCAG ATGAATTAGACAAACTCATTACAGACAGACCGGAGAGTTGCAGACAGAAGTGTGTTGATACTGGCATGACTCGCTTGCCCAGCTGCCCACCAGGACAGACCCTTCCGTTAGCAGCTCAGATGCAGCCCCAGCCAGTGGTCACTCTGTCTCTACAGTGTCTCCCCATGCACCAGCACCTTCAACTGCAGATCCAGAATCAGTCTCGCTTGGCTCCAGCCTCCCCTGCTCCTGCTCAGACACCCCCACTTCACACAATGCCAGACTTGACAAACAGCTCCCGCCCCCAGCATCCAGCCAAGCAACACAGCGACTTTTACACGATTCACACCGACATGAATTCAGAGGTGGATGCACTAGACCCAAGTATTATGGACTTCACATGGCAAG GTAACCTGTGGGAGGAGATGAAGGATGACAGCTTTAACCTGGAGGCATTAGGTACTCTCAGTAACTCCCCACTTCGGCTGTCTGACTGTGACCTGGACACTGGCAGTGTCACGCCTGTGTCCAATGCAGGAGGACTGCCTTACCCAGACCTGCAGGTGACAGGCCTCTACTCTTCATACTCGGCCATTGATGCTCTTTCTAACCAGTACATGAACACACAAGGAGGAACAAAGCCTATCGTTTTGCTTTAA